From Lolium perenne isolate Kyuss_39 chromosome 5, Kyuss_2.0, whole genome shotgun sequence, a single genomic window includes:
- the LOC139831521 gene encoding uncharacterized mitochondrial protein AtMg00810-like: protein MDVSNAFLHGHLQEQAPRAWYQRIAGFLHQLGFHSTCSDASLFVYRTGNDMAYLLMYVDDIILTASTAGLLRQLTDSLRAEFALKDLGPLHYFLGNEVVRRADGFFLHQRKYAHELLERAGMLNCNFAPTPVDTKAKLSASDGSLASDAPFYRSIVGAL from the exons atggacgtctccaaTGCCTTCCTTCATGGCCATTTGCAGGAGCAG gcgccccgcgcctggtaccagcgcatcgccGGCTTCCTGCATCAGCTTGGCTTCCACTCCACGTGTTCCGATGCCTCGCTGTTCGTCTACCGGACCGGCAACGACATGGCCTACCTGCTGatgtacgtcgacgacatcatcctGACGGCCTCCACCGCTGGGCTTCTTCGACAGCTCACCGACAGTCTTCGCGCTGAGTTTGCGTTGAAGGACCTTGGCCCGctccactacttcctcggcaACGAGGTTGTCCGGCGTGCGGACGGGTTCTTCCTTCATCAGCGAAAGTATGCCCACGAGCTTCTCGAGCGTGCAGGGATGCTTAACTGCAACTTTGCACCTACTCCTGTCGACACGAAGGCCAAGCTCTCCGCCAGTGATGGGTCGTTGGCGTCCGACGCGCCGTTCTACCGCTCCATCGTCGGTGCTCTCTAG